A window of Periplaneta americana isolate PAMFEO1 chromosome 7, P.americana_PAMFEO1_priV1, whole genome shotgun sequence contains these coding sequences:
- the l(2)k09913 gene encoding transmembrane protein 53-B isoform X1, translating into MPRSSVGVPSGLPLCSSFAVNEMTVFGMALTLAVKGTARTSTFICKNATPVPFATCIGLTMSSPHRPYSVNQITKNMDLISADSDIRVDKSLPLRLTYPRVGENTKPLVVILSWLMAKRKHILKYASFYMDQGFDVLNVSITPWQLLWPVKGTQLVAEDILKFLSWNECYQQCLLHGFSVGGYLWAEVMVKMSLDLERYQPVIDRIIGQIWDSAADVTEIPVGLPRAVFPKNAVLQATVQKYIQYHMKTFHEAATSHYIRASKQFHSTLIQSPALMLFSKTDPIGTEESNKKARENWERMGIKTNVKCWDQSPHVGHFRKYPKEYIAELYAFLDGLGLVAYPEKIQAKL; encoded by the exons GGTGCCCTCTGGACTACCTCTCTGTAGTAGCTTTGCTGTGAATGAAATGACAGTATTTGGAATGGCGCTGACACTGGCTGTGAAGGGCACAGCCAGGACTTCCACCTTTATTTGT AAAAATGCCACCCCAGTGCCATTTGCTACTTGCATTGGTCTGACTATGTCATCACCACACCGGCCATATTCTGTGAACCAGATTACAAAAAACATGGATTTAATTAGTGCTGACAGTGACATTAGAGTTGATAAAAGTTTACCTCTTCGTCTGACATATCCAAGAGTTGGTGAGAATACTAAGCCTCTAGTTGTTATACTGTCTTGGCTGATGGCCAAAAGGAAGCACATTCTGAAATATGCCAGCTTCTACATGGACCAGGGCTTTGACGTCCTTAACGTCAGCATAACCCCATGGCAGTTGCTGTGGCCAGTAAAGGGTACTCAG CTTGTTGCAGAGGATATCCTGAAGTTCCTTTCATGGAACGAATGCTACCAGCAGTGCCTCCTTCATGGGTTTTCAGTAGGAGGATACTTATGGGCAGAAGTAATGGTGAAGATGTCACTTGACTTGGAAAGATATCAACCAGTTATTGATCGTATAATAGGACAAATATGGGACAGTGCAGCAGATGTAACAGAGATTCCTGTAGGACTTCCTAGAGCAGTATTCCCGAAGAATGCAGTCCTACAAGCTACTGTCCAGAAATACATTCA GTATCACATGAAGACATTCCATGAAGCCGCTACCTCACACTATATAAGAGCAAGTAAGCAGTTTCACTCAACACTGATTCAATCTCCGGCCCTAATGCTGTTCTCAAAAACAGACCCAATTGGTACGGAAGAATCCAATAAAAAGGCTCGGGAAAACTGGGAGAGGATGGGAATTAAG aCAAACGTGAAATGCTGGGACCAGTCTCCACATGTAGGCCACTTCCGCAAGTATCCAAAGGAATACATTGCAGAATTGTATGCCTTCCTAGACGGACTAGGACTCGTTGCTTATCCTGAAAAGATTCAAGCAAAACTTTAG
- the l(2)k09913 gene encoding transmembrane protein 53-B isoform X2, with product MTVFGMALTLAVKGTARTSTFICKNATPVPFATCIGLTMSSPHRPYSVNQITKNMDLISADSDIRVDKSLPLRLTYPRVGENTKPLVVILSWLMAKRKHILKYASFYMDQGFDVLNVSITPWQLLWPVKGTQLVAEDILKFLSWNECYQQCLLHGFSVGGYLWAEVMVKMSLDLERYQPVIDRIIGQIWDSAADVTEIPVGLPRAVFPKNAVLQATVQKYIQYHMKTFHEAATSHYIRASKQFHSTLIQSPALMLFSKTDPIGTEESNKKARENWERMGIKTNVKCWDQSPHVGHFRKYPKEYIAELYAFLDGLGLVAYPEKIQAKL from the exons ATGACAGTATTTGGAATGGCGCTGACACTGGCTGTGAAGGGCACAGCCAGGACTTCCACCTTTATTTGT AAAAATGCCACCCCAGTGCCATTTGCTACTTGCATTGGTCTGACTATGTCATCACCACACCGGCCATATTCTGTGAACCAGATTACAAAAAACATGGATTTAATTAGTGCTGACAGTGACATTAGAGTTGATAAAAGTTTACCTCTTCGTCTGACATATCCAAGAGTTGGTGAGAATACTAAGCCTCTAGTTGTTATACTGTCTTGGCTGATGGCCAAAAGGAAGCACATTCTGAAATATGCCAGCTTCTACATGGACCAGGGCTTTGACGTCCTTAACGTCAGCATAACCCCATGGCAGTTGCTGTGGCCAGTAAAGGGTACTCAG CTTGTTGCAGAGGATATCCTGAAGTTCCTTTCATGGAACGAATGCTACCAGCAGTGCCTCCTTCATGGGTTTTCAGTAGGAGGATACTTATGGGCAGAAGTAATGGTGAAGATGTCACTTGACTTGGAAAGATATCAACCAGTTATTGATCGTATAATAGGACAAATATGGGACAGTGCAGCAGATGTAACAGAGATTCCTGTAGGACTTCCTAGAGCAGTATTCCCGAAGAATGCAGTCCTACAAGCTACTGTCCAGAAATACATTCA GTATCACATGAAGACATTCCATGAAGCCGCTACCTCACACTATATAAGAGCAAGTAAGCAGTTTCACTCAACACTGATTCAATCTCCGGCCCTAATGCTGTTCTCAAAAACAGACCCAATTGGTACGGAAGAATCCAATAAAAAGGCTCGGGAAAACTGGGAGAGGATGGGAATTAAG aCAAACGTGAAATGCTGGGACCAGTCTCCACATGTAGGCCACTTCCGCAAGTATCCAAAGGAATACATTGCAGAATTGTATGCCTTCCTAGACGGACTAGGACTCGTTGCTTATCCTGAAAAGATTCAAGCAAAACTTTAG